GACTCATATGAAGGGTATCGTCAAGACGATTCAAAAAGAACAGAACAAGATTATTCGAGACACTACTTCTAAGTTATTGTTTGTTCAAGGAGCAGCAGGTTCTGGTAAGACTTCAGCAATTTTGCAAAGAATCGCCTATCTACTATATAGATACCGTGGGACTTTGACCTCTAGTCAAGTTGTCATGTTTTCGCCTAATTCGCTTTTCAATGACTATATCAAAGATGTTCTTCCAGAAATGGGTGAACAAAATATGGTCCAGATGACTTACAAACAATTCTTGGCACGTCGGTTGCCTAACTTGTCAGTCGAAAGTTTGTCGCAACAATTCGAAACAGTGGTCGATACAGCTAATAAAAATATTAGTAAATTTGTTTCCGATATTGAGTTCTTCAATATTTTGACTAACTACAGCAAGCTACTTGATCAAAGTGGCATGGCTTTTAAAAATATTAAATTCCAAGGTAAAGTATTCATCCCTAAGGAAAAAATTCAAGAAATCTACTATAGTTATGGTCCCCAATATAATCTAGGTAATCGCCTAGACGCAACGGTCGATCGATTGATCAAGATGCTACATCGTAAAATGGGTGCGGAGATGCGTTCTAATTGGGTGTCTGAACGAATTGAAAACTTAGACAAAGAGCAGTTACAAGCACTTTATAATGCGGCTGATCAAGAGTTTAAGAATGGTGACGAAGAGAAGAAGTTTTTGGCCCGTAAGATTGTGGCAGTGACGATGCAAGGCGTTTATAAGTACATCAAGCATTTGCGCTTCTTGAACGTGGCTGGGAACTATTTGAATTTCTTGAAGGCTGTTCCTAAAATTGTTGATTTAGAGCAACGTGGCATTACGAAAGAACAGTGGGAAGAGTACACGACCAATTTCGTTAAGTCATTCAATAGTAAACAAATTTCCATGAATAACCTAAGTCCTTATCTCTATCTATATGATTTGGTAACTGGTAAACATGGTGAACTGGATATGAAATTTGTCTTCATTGATGAAATTCAAGATTACACACCATTCCAATTAGCCTATATGAAATATAAATTCCCTCGGGCTAGATATACGATGTTGGGTGATTTGAATCAGTCCATCTTCACTAAGAAGAATAGTCAGACCTTGTTATCTGAAGCCCAGAGTTTGTTTGAAGCTGATGAAACTAGAGTGGTTCAATTGGTTCATTCGTATCGTTCAACCAAACAGATTACTGACTTTACGAAAGCCATTTTGACCAATGGACAAAAGATCGAACCCTTCAATCGAGAAGGCGATTTGCCTAACTTGTTTATGGCTGATAGTGAGTCTGAGTCACTTAAACAAGTGAT
This sequence is a window from Companilactobacillus alimentarius DSM 20249. Protein-coding genes within it:
- the helD gene encoding RNA polymerase recycling motor HelD; this encodes MTDKSKINELDEKKIEQAHLDDVVEKIKKSEDQLQEHMNVAEEDLKVINNAFDDIHLGMDGDSISMDAALSIHQQQQMLDERNNSWQQSKQRYGILKKLEKNPFFARLDFQEKGEPREETVYIGLSSFTDKNDHFLVYDWRAPISSIYYDGKLGKVTYMTPDGEQEVNLFLKRQFLVEDGKIKAYFDTQETIGDQMLLEVLDGKSSTHMKGIVKTIQKEQNKIIRDTTSKLLFVQGAAGSGKTSAILQRIAYLLYRYRGTLTSSQVVMFSPNSLFNDYIKDVLPEMGEQNMVQMTYKQFLARRLPNLSVESLSQQFETVVDTANKNISKFVSDIEFFNILTNYSKLLDQSGMAFKNIKFQGKVFIPKEKIQEIYYSYGPQYNLGNRLDATVDRLIKMLHRKMGAEMRSNWVSERIENLDKEQLQALYNAADQEFKNGDEEKKFLARKIVAVTMQGVYKYIKHLRFLNVAGNYLNFLKAVPKIVDLEQRGITKEQWEEYTTNFVKSFNSKQISMNNLSPYLYLYDLVTGKHGELDMKFVFIDEIQDYTPFQLAYMKYKFPRARYTMLGDLNQSIFTKKNSQTLLSEAQSLFEADETRVVQLVHSYRSTKQITDFTKAILTNGQKIEPFNREGDLPNLFMADSESESLKQVMTQLKVNDKRKFTTAIIAKTLEDADHLHELLEEKGVKSTLIRSENQRLATGTIVLPSFLAKGLEFDAVIMWDASKDKFDEDEQQLVYTIASRAMHKLTIASIGELSQLLQRVPEKFYTREK